One Streptomyces sp. ML-6 genomic region harbors:
- a CDS encoding DUF397 domain-containing protein, whose translation MTTTDSPRWFKSSYSNNGGNCIEVAANLATLHGIVPVRDSKTPHGPVLNTSPASFAAFVAGVKAGEFGTV comes from the coding sequence ATGACCACGACCGATTCCCCCCGCTGGTTCAAGTCTTCGTACAGCAACAACGGCGGCAACTGCATCGAGGTCGCTGCCAACCTCGCCACCCTGCACGGCATCGTCCCCGTCCGCGACTCCAAGACCCCGCACGGCCCGGTGCTGAACACCTCGCCGGCGTCCTTCGCCGCCTTCGTGGCAGGCGTCAAAGCCGGAGAGTTCGGCACTGTCTGA
- the crcB gene encoding fluoride efflux transporter CrcB: protein MGARNPQGPVVAVVALGGASGASARYGAGLLWPTAPGGFPWTTLGVNVVGCAVIGVFMVVIGEAWSAHRLVRPFFGTGVLGGFTTFSTYAVDIERLIDAGRVRTGLAYLGLTLLAALAAVWSAVWATRRVLARRQA from the coding sequence ATGGGAGCCCGGAACCCCCAAGGTCCCGTCGTCGCGGTGGTGGCGCTCGGCGGCGCGTCGGGAGCGTCCGCCCGGTACGGGGCGGGTCTGCTCTGGCCCACCGCCCCCGGCGGCTTCCCCTGGACGACGCTGGGCGTGAACGTCGTCGGATGCGCGGTGATCGGCGTGTTCATGGTGGTGATCGGCGAGGCGTGGTCGGCGCACCGGCTGGTGCGGCCGTTCTTCGGCACGGGTGTGCTCGGCGGGTTCACCACGTTCTCCACGTACGCGGTGGACATCGAGCGGCTGATCGACGCCGGTCGGGTCCGCACCGGTCTGGCGTACTTGGGACTGACACTGCTCGCGGCCCTCGCGGCGGTGTGGAGCGCGGTGTGGGCGACCCGCCGCGTCCTGGCCCGGAGGCAGGCATGA
- a CDS encoding MMPL family transporter translates to MATFLYRLGRFSFRRRRLVALLWAVVLAACAFAAVKAPTAAEDGFSMPGTESQKAFDLLDQRFPGGSSDGAEARIVFVAPDGQKVTAGANRSAVERIVADVAAGDQVKAALDPFSTPGAVSKDGRTAYSTVAYDAPNIDLTDATTEALEHTAEAGREAGLTVEIGGTALVPESELGGTTELVGVAAAAVVLLITFGSLAAAGLPLLTALVGIGVGVASIVAIGMSSTTTTLALMLGLAVGIDYALFIVSRYRTERAEGHDAEEAVARAVGTAGSAVVFAGLTVVIALAGLAVVGIPILTSMGLAAASTVVIAVLVAITLLPALLGFCRRAVLPRAARRAPAARRAEDGPTRHAGDERPGAGTRWARLVIRRPLAVMVLGVLGLGLISVPALDLQLGMPGDEAKSTATTQRRAYDALADGFGPGFNGPLTVVVDLKDSNDPKAAAARAAKRLAATDGVVATTPPAFNEAGDTAVLTAVPATGPSSEETTDLVRDIRDEARALRAGTGATMLVTGTTAVNIDVSQKVTDALVPYLALVVGLAFLLLMVVFRSLLVPLKAALGFLLSVTAAFGTIVAVFQWGWLADALGVEQTGPVMSMMPIFLIGVVFGLAMDYEVFLVTRMREAYVHGERPGTAVVTGFRHSARVVGAAAVIMIAVFAGFIGMSEPMIKMMGVGLATAVLFDAFVVRMTIVPAVLALLGDRAWWLPGWLERVLPRVDVEGEALAAGKAEVPAPTAEPTSGPVRV, encoded by the coding sequence GTGGCTACCTTCCTCTACCGGCTGGGCCGCTTCTCCTTCCGGAGACGCAGGCTCGTCGCCCTGCTCTGGGCGGTGGTCCTGGCCGCCTGTGCGTTCGCCGCGGTCAAGGCGCCGACCGCCGCCGAGGACGGGTTCTCGATGCCCGGAACGGAGTCGCAGAAGGCGTTCGACCTGCTGGACCAGCGCTTCCCGGGCGGCAGTTCGGACGGCGCCGAGGCCCGTATCGTCTTCGTCGCCCCCGACGGGCAGAAGGTCACCGCGGGCGCGAACCGGTCGGCCGTCGAGCGGATCGTCGCCGACGTGGCGGCCGGGGACCAGGTCAAGGCCGCCCTCGACCCGTTCAGCACGCCCGGGGCCGTGAGCAAGGACGGCCGGACCGCGTACTCCACCGTCGCCTACGACGCACCGAACATCGACCTCACCGACGCCACCACCGAGGCCCTGGAGCACACCGCGGAGGCCGGGCGGGAGGCCGGGCTGACCGTGGAGATCGGTGGCACGGCCCTGGTCCCGGAGAGCGAGCTGGGCGGCACGACCGAGCTCGTCGGGGTGGCCGCCGCCGCGGTCGTCCTGCTCATCACCTTCGGGTCGCTCGCCGCGGCGGGCCTCCCGCTGCTCACCGCGCTCGTCGGCATCGGCGTGGGCGTGGCCTCGATCGTCGCCATCGGGATGTCCAGCACGACCACCACGCTCGCCCTGATGCTGGGGCTCGCGGTCGGCATCGACTACGCCCTGTTCATCGTCTCCCGCTACCGCACCGAACGCGCCGAGGGCCACGACGCCGAGGAGGCCGTGGCCAGGGCCGTGGGCACGGCGGGCTCCGCGGTCGTCTTCGCCGGCCTCACCGTCGTCATCGCCCTGGCGGGCCTGGCCGTGGTCGGCATCCCCATCCTCACGAGCATGGGCCTCGCCGCGGCGAGCACCGTCGTGATCGCCGTCCTCGTCGCGATCACCCTGCTGCCCGCCCTGCTCGGCTTCTGCCGCCGGGCCGTCCTGCCGCGCGCCGCCCGCCGCGCCCCGGCCGCACGGCGTGCCGAGGACGGCCCCACGCGGCACGCCGGGGACGAGCGGCCCGGCGCGGGCACCCGCTGGGCCCGCCTCGTGATCCGCCGGCCGCTCGCGGTCATGGTGCTCGGCGTCCTCGGCCTCGGCCTGATCTCCGTACCGGCGCTCGACCTCCAGCTCGGCATGCCGGGCGACGAGGCGAAGTCCACCGCGACCACCCAGCGCCGCGCCTACGACGCCCTGGCCGACGGCTTCGGCCCCGGTTTCAACGGGCCGCTCACCGTCGTCGTCGACCTCAAGGACTCGAACGACCCGAAGGCCGCCGCGGCGCGGGCCGCGAAGCGGCTCGCCGCCACCGACGGCGTCGTCGCCACCACGCCCCCCGCCTTCAACGAGGCCGGTGACACCGCGGTGCTCACCGCCGTGCCCGCCACCGGCCCCAGCTCCGAGGAGACCACCGACCTCGTCCGCGACATCCGCGACGAGGCGCGCGCCCTGCGGGCCGGGACCGGCGCGACGATGCTGGTCACCGGCACGACCGCGGTGAACATCGACGTGTCGCAGAAGGTCACCGACGCGCTGGTCCCCTACCTCGCGCTCGTCGTCGGCCTGGCCTTCCTGCTCCTGATGGTCGTCTTCCGCTCGCTGCTGGTCCCGCTCAAGGCGGCGCTCGGCTTCCTGCTCTCCGTGACGGCGGCCTTCGGCACGATCGTCGCGGTCTTCCAGTGGGGCTGGCTCGCCGACGCCCTCGGAGTCGAGCAGACCGGGCCGGTGATGAGCATGATGCCGATCTTCCTGATCGGTGTGGTCTTCGGGCTGGCCATGGACTACGAGGTCTTTCTCGTGACCCGGATGCGCGAGGCGTACGTCCACGGGGAGCGGCCCGGCACGGCGGTCGTCACCGGGTTCCGGCACAGCGCCCGCGTCGTCGGCGCCGCGGCCGTCATCATGATCGCGGTGTTCGCCGGGTTCATCGGGATGAGCGAGCCGATGATCAAGATGATGGGTGTCGGTCTCGCCACGGCCGTCCTCTTCGACGCGTTCGTGGTCCGGATGACGATCGTGCCGGCCGTGCTCGCCCTGCTCGGCGACCGGGCGTGGTGGCTGCCCGGGTGGCTGGAGCGGGTCCTGCCCCGGGTGGACGTGGAGGGCGAGGCGTTGGCCGCCGGCAAGGCCGAGGTGCCCGCGCCGACGGCGGAACCCACCTCCGGCCCCGTGCGCGTGTGA
- a CDS encoding sensor histidine kinase, with protein sequence MDGSRSRRGSGKRRVFADWWQRVLRHPRAVDAGVAAVLWGFAVFSSTLTEARIVRLPPLGFSLAALVPSVVLLLGQRRFPRTVVVVTALCGGFLGAMSSRIGFDPTPSVAGAALVALYLLALHTDLRTTSVYTAAVAVVLLSLSLALGKGTLLRPDQVGTLACVLLAGAVGESVRTRRDHLAAVEARAELAERTREEEARRRVGEERTRIARELHDIVAHHITLAHAQAATAAYLLRSRPDQAQKTLDQLAGTTSSALRELKATVGLLRREGDPETPLEPAPGLARLPELIASFEQTGLAVSVAVEGEARPLPPGADLTAYRIVQEALTNVTKHSGGTSASVRLCYARRLLTLTVSDDGHAPPPPPPPAGTEGPASTSGYGLIGMRERALSAGGRLAAGHRPGGGFEVTTELPLETTESGGVSGADDEERTAR encoded by the coding sequence ATGGACGGAAGCAGAAGCAGAAGAGGAAGCGGGAAGAGACGCGTGTTCGCCGACTGGTGGCAGCGGGTCCTGCGGCACCCCCGGGCCGTGGACGCGGGGGTAGCGGCGGTGCTGTGGGGCTTCGCGGTCTTCTCCAGCACCCTGACCGAGGCCCGGATCGTCCGCCTCCCGCCGCTCGGCTTCTCCCTCGCCGCCCTCGTGCCCTCCGTCGTCCTGCTGCTGGGGCAGCGCCGGTTCCCGCGCACGGTGGTCGTGGTGACGGCGCTGTGCGGCGGCTTCCTGGGCGCCATGAGCAGCCGCATCGGCTTCGACCCCACCCCCAGCGTCGCCGGTGCCGCCCTGGTGGCCCTCTACCTCCTGGCCCTGCACACGGACCTGCGCACGACCTCGGTGTACACGGCCGCGGTGGCCGTCGTCCTCCTCTCCCTCTCCCTCGCCCTGGGCAAGGGCACGCTGCTGCGGCCCGACCAGGTCGGCACCCTCGCGTGCGTCCTGCTGGCGGGCGCCGTCGGCGAGTCGGTACGGACCCGGCGCGACCACCTGGCGGCCGTGGAGGCCCGCGCCGAGCTGGCCGAACGCACCCGCGAGGAGGAGGCGCGGCGGCGGGTGGGCGAGGAGCGGACCCGGATCGCCCGCGAGCTGCACGACATCGTCGCGCACCACATCACCCTCGCCCACGCCCAGGCGGCCACCGCCGCGTACCTGCTGCGCAGCAGGCCCGACCAGGCGCAGAAGACGCTCGACCAGCTGGCCGGCACCACCTCCTCCGCACTGCGCGAGCTCAAGGCCACGGTGGGCCTGCTGCGCCGCGAGGGCGACCCGGAGACCCCGCTGGAGCCCGCCCCCGGGCTGGCCCGGCTGCCGGAGCTGATCGCCTCGTTCGAGCAGACCGGGCTGGCCGTTTCGGTGGCCGTGGAGGGCGAGGCCCGGCCGCTGCCGCCGGGCGCGGACCTGACCGCGTACCGGATCGTGCAGGAGGCGCTGACCAACGTCACCAAGCACTCGGGCGGTACGTCGGCCTCGGTCCGGCTCTGTTACGCGCGCCGGCTGCTCACGCTCACCGTCTCCGACGACGGCCACGCCCCGCCCCCGCCCCCGCCACCGGCGGGCACGGAGGGCCCGGCGAGCACATCGGGCTACGGCCTCATCGGCATGCGCGAGCGGGCCCTGTCGGCCGGTGGCCGACTGGCCGCGGGGCACCGGCCGGGCGGAGGCTTCGAGGTGACCACGGAACTCCCGCTGGAGACAACGGAGTCCGGAGGAGTTTCCGGGGCCGACGACGAGGAGAGGACGGCGCGATGA
- a CDS encoding CAP domain-containing protein: MRKHRRKRPYRRIAVGVLAVGAVGIPSVAMACFDPQGKPAAETSWRHTAHRGAPGAHAEPASAPEPAAPSTGTPSTSTPTADAPATEAAARVLALVNDEREKAGCSPLTLDAELTKAARAHSEDMAAHRNMSHTGSDGSTPGDRITDAGYEWRAYGENVAHGYDTPESVMAGWMDSPGHRSNILDCSFEEIGVGLAGPGDYWTQDFGTAR; this comes from the coding sequence ATGAGGAAGCACCGCAGGAAGAGGCCCTACCGACGAATAGCCGTCGGCGTCCTGGCCGTGGGCGCGGTGGGAATCCCCTCCGTCGCCATGGCCTGTTTCGACCCCCAGGGGAAGCCGGCCGCCGAGACCTCCTGGCGCCACACCGCGCACCGGGGCGCACCGGGGGCCCACGCCGAGCCCGCGAGCGCGCCGGAGCCCGCCGCGCCGTCCACGGGCACGCCGTCCACAAGCACCCCGACCGCCGACGCCCCGGCCACCGAAGCCGCGGCCCGCGTGCTGGCCCTCGTCAACGACGAGCGCGAAAAGGCGGGTTGCTCCCCGCTGACCCTGGACGCCGAGCTGACGAAGGCCGCCCGAGCCCACAGCGAGGACATGGCCGCGCACCGGAACATGTCCCACACCGGCTCCGACGGCTCGACGCCCGGCGACCGGATCACGGACGCCGGCTACGAGTGGCGCGCGTACGGCGAGAACGTCGCCCACGGCTACGACACCCCCGAGAGCGTCATGGCGGGCTGGATGGACAGCCCCGGCCACCGGAGCAACATCCTCGACTGCTCCTTCGAGGAGATCGGCGTGGGCCTGGCCGGGCCCGGCGACTACTGGACGCAGGACTTCGGCACGGCCCGCTGA
- a CDS encoding VOC family protein: MAAQPEGAPCWADAMFPDVEAAKRFYGEVLGWTFGEARTEFGSYTQAYADGRAVAAVVPPMPGQEGPAGWCLYLASDDAEATARKIRANGGETLMDPMRVDGFGTMVLARDPGGVLFGVWQAGAHEGFEAQRVPGAYCWSEVFTRTPEKSDAFFPAVFPYSVVKLEDEHLDFRMFNLGDRTVMGRMRMGDDFPPEMSPFLNVYFTVADCDAAVARATALGGVLRFGPTTMPFGRFAALTDPQGAVFSVVDIDTTGGEIPRTTPVS; encoded by the coding sequence ATGGCCGCACAACCCGAGGGCGCACCGTGCTGGGCCGACGCGATGTTCCCCGATGTCGAGGCGGCCAAGCGCTTCTACGGTGAGGTGCTGGGCTGGACGTTCGGCGAGGCCAGGACGGAGTTCGGCAGCTACACGCAGGCGTACGCCGACGGCAGGGCTGTCGCCGCCGTGGTGCCCCCGATGCCCGGCCAGGAGGGCCCGGCGGGCTGGTGCCTCTACCTCGCCTCGGACGACGCCGAGGCCACCGCCCGGAAGATCCGGGCGAACGGCGGCGAGACGCTGATGGACCCCATGCGGGTCGACGGCTTCGGCACGATGGTGCTGGCCCGCGACCCCGGCGGGGTCCTGTTCGGCGTGTGGCAGGCGGGCGCCCACGAGGGCTTCGAGGCGCAGCGCGTGCCCGGCGCCTACTGCTGGTCCGAAGTCTTCACCCGGACCCCCGAGAAGTCCGACGCCTTCTTCCCCGCCGTCTTCCCGTACAGCGTGGTGAAGCTGGAGGACGAGCACCTCGACTTCCGGATGTTCAACCTGGGCGACCGCACGGTCATGGGCCGGATGCGGATGGGCGACGACTTCCCGCCCGAGATGTCGCCGTTCCTGAACGTGTACTTCACGGTCGCGGACTGCGACGCGGCGGTGGCGAGGGCCACCGCCCTCGGCGGGGTGCTCCGGTTCGGCCCGACGACCATGCCGTTCGGCCGGTTCGCCGCACTGACCGACCCGCAGGGCGCGGTGTTCTCCGTCGTCGACATCGACACGACCGGGGGCGAGATCCCCCGCACGACCCCGGTGTCCTGA
- the crcB gene encoding fluoride efflux transporter CrcB, whose amino-acid sequence MNWLLVIVGASVGAPLRYLTDRAVQSRHDSVFPWGTFAVNVSGSLILGLLTGAVAAGAASSHVQLLIGTGLCGALTTYSTFSYETLRLAEEGARFYAAANVLASVVAGLGAVFVGVSLAQALWQ is encoded by the coding sequence GTGAACTGGCTGTTGGTGATCGTCGGGGCGTCGGTCGGGGCGCCGCTGCGCTATCTGACCGACCGGGCGGTGCAGTCCCGGCACGACAGCGTCTTCCCCTGGGGGACCTTCGCGGTCAATGTGAGCGGTTCGCTGATCCTGGGGCTGCTGACCGGCGCGGTGGCGGCCGGTGCCGCCTCCTCGCACGTCCAGCTGCTGATCGGTACGGGGCTGTGCGGGGCGCTCACCACGTACTCGACGTTCAGCTACGAGACGCTGCGGCTGGCCGAGGAGGGCGCCAGGTTCTACGCGGCGGCCAACGTGCTGGCGAGCGTGGTGGCGGGGCTGGGCGCGGTGTTCGTCGGCGTCTCGCTCGCGCAGGCGCTCTGGCAGTGA
- a CDS encoding helix-turn-helix transcriptional regulator, whose product MNRKDLDPESSPEAAFGARIRSSREARGWKQEVLGKRMGYSGTHVSAVETGRKMPTLRFSRSADRVFGTGETADTFERQYREIRHGSLLEGFPQYVGYEGRAVEIRLYEIGIIPGLLQTPEYAQVLADSAVRRGTITPEQAAERVSFLAERQAALVRPRPPMMLVVMDESCIRRRVGGDEVMAAQLDRLLEFAEQPNTVLQIAPYDMGERRTFDLPMNLLTLSDMSVIAYAESQMRGHLERDTASVLTLLTAYHQLQAEALSQAASVAMIKEARKGIL is encoded by the coding sequence TTGAACCGCAAGGACCTGGACCCCGAAAGCAGCCCGGAGGCGGCCTTCGGCGCCCGTATTCGCAGCTCGCGCGAGGCTCGCGGCTGGAAGCAGGAGGTGCTGGGCAAGCGCATGGGTTACTCCGGCACCCACGTCTCGGCCGTCGAAACTGGCCGCAAGATGCCGACTCTTCGGTTTTCGCGCAGCGCCGACCGGGTTTTCGGGACGGGGGAAACAGCCGACACGTTCGAACGCCAGTACCGGGAGATCCGGCACGGCTCACTGCTGGAGGGCTTCCCGCAGTACGTGGGGTACGAGGGGCGCGCGGTGGAGATCCGGCTGTACGAAATCGGAATCATCCCGGGCCTGTTGCAGACCCCGGAGTACGCCCAGGTACTGGCGGACAGCGCCGTACGACGGGGGACGATCACCCCTGAGCAAGCAGCCGAGCGGGTCTCGTTCCTGGCGGAACGCCAGGCCGCGCTGGTACGCCCCCGCCCTCCAATGATGCTGGTGGTGATGGACGAGAGCTGCATCCGCAGGCGGGTTGGCGGAGACGAGGTGATGGCCGCCCAGCTGGACCGGCTGCTGGAGTTCGCCGAGCAGCCGAACACGGTGCTCCAGATCGCCCCGTACGACATGGGAGAGCGCCGCACGTTCGACCTACCGATGAACCTGCTGACCCTGTCGGACATGTCCGTGATCGCATACGCGGAGTCCCAGATGCGAGGCCACCTGGAGCGCGATACGGCCTCCGTGCTCACCCTGTTGACGGCATACCATCAACTACAGGCCGAAGCCCTGTCCCAGGCAGCATCGGTGGCCATGATCAAAGAGGCACGAAAGGGCATCCTGTGA
- a CDS encoding DUF190 domain-containing protein — MTTPDAPNPSSAPRTERAPRTERALRLTVLVGESDVWHHRPVFTEIVHRAHRAGLAGASVLRGIEGFGASSMIHTQRLLSLSEDLPVAVVIVDEEERVRAFLPLIAELVADGGRVVLDACEIVRFGADDRAQPGEHDGEPDGKQARPR; from the coding sequence ATGACGACCCCGGACGCACCGAACCCGTCGAGTGCGCCGCGCACGGAACGAGCGCCGCGCACGGAACGAGCCCTGCGCCTGACGGTCCTCGTCGGCGAGTCCGACGTCTGGCACCACAGGCCGGTGTTCACGGAGATCGTGCACCGGGCCCACCGCGCGGGCCTGGCGGGCGCGAGCGTGCTCCGCGGGATCGAGGGCTTCGGCGCCTCGTCGATGATCCACACCCAGCGGCTGCTCTCGCTGAGCGAGGACCTGCCGGTGGCGGTGGTGATCGTGGACGAGGAGGAGCGCGTGCGCGCGTTCCTGCCGCTGATCGCGGAACTGGTGGCGGACGGCGGCCGGGTGGTCCTGGACGCGTGCGAGATCGTACGTTTCGGCGCGGACGACCGGGCACAGCCCGGAGAACACGACGGAGAACCGGACGGAAAGCAGGCTCGGCCCCGGTGA
- a CDS encoding response regulator transcription factor, producing MTIRVLLADDQALLAGTFRLLIESNDDMEVVGVAADGREAVEKALATVPDVVVMDIRMPGTDGLTATEEICRDEALGGTRILILTTFEIDEYVTRALRAGASGFLGKDAGPEELLDAIRTVAAGDTLLSPTATRALVTRYLARPEGRVAAPESLDVLTAREREVMAQAAEGLSNDEIAGRMHVSPLTVRTHIGRAMTKLGARHRAQLVAMAYQSGLVRVDPPQDREPSGDPPYSPQDREESGPPPRRRSSRGRP from the coding sequence ATGACCATCCGGGTGCTGCTGGCCGACGACCAGGCGCTGCTGGCCGGGACCTTCCGGCTGCTGATCGAATCGAACGACGACATGGAGGTCGTGGGCGTCGCGGCGGACGGCCGGGAGGCGGTGGAGAAGGCCCTCGCCACCGTGCCGGACGTGGTCGTGATGGACATCCGCATGCCCGGCACGGACGGTCTCACGGCGACCGAGGAGATCTGCCGCGACGAGGCGCTGGGCGGAACCCGCATCCTGATCCTCACCACGTTCGAGATCGACGAGTACGTGACCCGGGCCCTGCGCGCGGGCGCGAGCGGCTTCCTCGGCAAGGACGCCGGACCCGAGGAGCTGCTGGACGCCATCCGGACGGTGGCCGCGGGCGACACCCTGCTGTCGCCCACCGCCACCCGGGCCCTGGTCACCCGCTATCTCGCCCGCCCCGAGGGCCGGGTCGCCGCGCCCGAGTCCCTGGACGTCCTGACGGCCCGCGAACGCGAGGTGATGGCGCAGGCGGCCGAGGGCCTGTCGAACGACGAGATCGCCGGGCGGATGCACGTCAGCCCGCTGACCGTGCGCACGCACATCGGGCGCGCGATGACGAAGCTGGGCGCCCGCCACCGGGCCCAACTGGTCGCCATGGCCTACCAGTCGGGCCTGGTGCGGGTGGACCCGCCGCAGGACCGGGAGCCCTCCGGAGACCCCCCGTACTCCCCGCAGGACCGGGAGGAGTCCGGCCCGCCCCCGCGGCGCCGCTCCTCCCGGGGCCGCCCCTGA